One window of the Fusobacterium varium genome contains the following:
- a CDS encoding cold-shock protein, producing MLKGTVKWFNKEKGFGFLTSEDGQDYFVHFTGIVGEGFRTLEEGQEVTFEVSEGKKGPMAVEVSVAK from the coding sequence ATGCTTAAAGGAACAGTAAAATGGTTTAACAAAGAAAAAGGATTTGGATTTTTAACTAGTGAAGATGGACAAGATTATTTCGTACACTTTACTGGAATAGTTGGAGAAGGATTCAGAACTTTAGAAGAAGGTCAAGAAGTAACTTTTGAAGTATCAGAAGGTAAAAAAGGACCTATGGCAGTAGAAGTTTCTGTTGCTAAATA